One part of the Rutidosis leptorrhynchoides isolate AG116_Rl617_1_P2 chromosome 1, CSIRO_AGI_Rlap_v1, whole genome shotgun sequence genome encodes these proteins:
- the LOC139856177 gene encoding LRR receptor-like serine/threonine-protein kinase GHR1, producing the protein MFIVPAMSQLPSQDILALLEFKKGIKHDPTGFVLSSWNEESIDFNGCPSSWNGIMCNGGNVAGVVLDHLSLSADVDLNVFANLTKLVKLSISNNSISGKFPRKLGEMLEFLDISDNLFNSTLPPDIGKVLSLRNLSLAGNNFSGSIPDWISGLSSIQSLDLSRNSFSGPIPPSYTKLNNLVYLNLSVNGFTKIMPKGFLDMGVLEVIDLHGNMFDGDLDTQFLLLTTATHVDFSGNLLTSSSSENGNFLPGISETVKYLNLSRNQLTGSLVSGGVAEMFGSLTVLDLSYNQFSGELPSFNFAYDLQVLKLSNNKFSGFVPNDLLKGDSSVLIELDLSSNNLTGPISMIMSTTLMVLNLSSNGLTGELPLVTGGCVVLDLSNNKFEGNLTKLVKWGNLEFLDLSQNRLTGSFPEVTAQFLRLNHLNLSHNSLDSSVPKVITQFPRLAVLDLGFNQLDGPFPNGLLSMPTLHEIHLQSNKLSGNIDLFPSSFVSNVSNIRVLDISNNQLDGDFPDELDSLTQLQFLDISGNTFSGSLPSSLTELTGLVTLDISQNHFTGPLLKNLTNSLSSFNASYNDLSGVVPENLRKFPESSFFPGNSDLQFPNPPAGSNSGHSSNRKKPIKTIIKVLIIVACVIAVVILILLAIFIHYMRISRRPLPQEVETKDVRRRQTTPGTGGGAVVSAGDIATSRKGSSSETTITPEKIGAGAVASFSPSKTSGFSYSPDSGDSYTVDNLSRLDVRSPDRLAGELYFLDDTVSFSPEELSRAPAEVLGRSSHGTSYRATLDNGLLLTVKWLREGVAKQRKDFAKEAKKFANIRHPNVVGLRGYYWGPTQHEKLILSDYISPGSLASFLYDRPGRKGPPLTWAQRLKIAVDIARGLNYLHFDRAIPHGNLKSTNILLDGADLNARVADYCLHRLMTQAGTVEQILDAGVLGYRAPELAASKRPLPSFKADIYAFGVILLELLTGKCAGDVVSVEDGGGVDLNDWVRLKVAEGRGADCFDSVLITEMGTPAADKGMKEVLGIALRCIRPLSERPGIKTVYEDLSSI; encoded by the exons ATGTTTATTGTACCTGCTATGAGTCAGCTACCTTCACAAGATATATTAGCATTACTCGAGTTTAAGAAAGGAATTAAACATGACCCAACTGGGTTTGTACTTAGTTCTTGGAATGAAGAGTCTATTGACTTCAATGGGTGTCCATCTTCTTGGAACGGAATCATGTGTAATGGTGGTAATGTTGCTGGTGTAGTTCTTGATCACTTATCATTATCAGCTGATGTTGATTTGAATGTCTTTGCAAATCTTACAAAGTTGGTTAAACTTTCGATTTCCAATAATTCAATATCTGGGAAATTTCCAAGGAAATTAGGGGAAATGCTCGAGTTTCTTGATATTTCCGATAACTTGTTTAATTCGACTTTACCTCCCGATATCGGTAAAGTTTTGAGCTTAAGGAATCTATCTTTAGCAGGAAACAACTTTTCAGGATCTATTCCTGATTGGATTTCAGGGCTTAGCTCAATACAGTCTTTGGATTTGAGCCGTAACTCATTCTCTGGCCCGATACCTCCGTCTTACACAAAGTTAAACAATTTGGTTTATCTAAATTTGTCTGTTAACGGGTTCACAAAGATAATGCCTAAAGGTTTTTTGGATATGGGAGTTCTTGAAGTTATTGATTTGCATGGAAATATGTTTGATGGTGATTTGGATACTCAATTCTTACTTTTAACCACTGCTACTCATGTTGATTTTAGTGGGAATTTACTCACGAGTTCTTCGAGCGAAAACGGGAACTTCTTACCTGGGATTTCAGAAACCGTAAAGTATTTGAATCTTAGTCGTAACCAGCTAACAGGGTCTTTGGTTAGCGGTGGTGTAGCAGAGATGTTTGGTAGCTTAACTGTACTAGATTTGAGCTACAATCAGTTCTCTGGTGAACTCCCGAGTTTCAATTTTGCTTATGATCTTCAAGTCCTTAAGCTCTCGAATAACAAGTTCTCGGGATTTGTTCCAAATGACCTTTTAAAAGGGGATTCATCGGTTTTAATCGAGTTAGACTTGAGTAGCAATAACCTCACag GTCCTATTAGTATGATAATGTCGACAACGCTTATGGTTCTTAATCTATCTTCAAATGGGCTCACAGGTGAGCTTCCATTGGTGACTGGTGGCTGCGTTGTTCTTGATTTGTCAAACAACAAATTCGAAGGAAATTTGACCAAATTGGTGAAATGGGGGAACCTAGAGTTTCTTGATCTTAGTCAGAATCGGTTAACCGGCTCGTTCCCTGAAGTCACAGCTCAATTCTTGCGGCTTAACCACTTGAACCTTTCACATAATTCTCTCGATTCATCTGTCCCGAAAGTAATCACACAATTTCCTAGACTTGCAGTTCTAGATTTAGGGTTCAACCAGCTTGATGGACCATTCCCTAATGGTTTATTATCTATGCCTACCTTACATGAAATTCATCTTCAAAGTAATAAACTTTCTGGAAATATTGATTTGTTTCCATCTTCTTTTGTATCTAATGTATCCAACATTCGAGTTCTTGATATTTCTAATAATCAACTCGATGGCGATTTTCCCGATGAACTTGACTCGTTGACCCAACTTCAGTTTCTTGATATCTCGGGTAATACTTTTTCGGGTTCTTTACCGTCATCTTTGACTGAACTCACTGGTCTTGTCACTTTAGATATATCACAGAATCATTTCACGGGTCCATTGTTAAAGAATTTGACTAACAGTTTATCAAGTTTCAATGCATCATATAATGATCTCTCTGGTGTTGTTCCTGAAAATTTGAGAAAGTTTCCCGAATCTTCGTTCTTTCCTGGGAATTCTGACTTGCAGTTTCCTAATCCGCCAGCTGGATCAAACTCAGGCCACTCATCCAACAGGAAAAAACCGATTAAAACCATTATTAAGGTTTTGATAATTGTTGCTTGTGTTATAGCTGTGGTGATTTTGATCCTTCTAGCTATTTTCATTCATTACATGCGAATCTCGCGGCGGCCACTTCCACAAGAAGTTGAGACGAAAGACGTACGCCGCCGCCAAACCACCCCTGGAACTGGCGGTGGGGCGGTTGTTTCCGCCGGGGACATTGCAACTTCACGAAAAGGGTCATCATCAGAGACAACAATTACCCCTGAAAAGATCGGTGCAGGTGCAGTTGCGAGCTTTTCACCATCAAAAACCAGTGGTTTCTCTTACTCGCCGGACTCGGGTGATTCGTATACCGTCGATAATCTCTCTCGACTTGATGTGAGGTCACCTGATCGATTGGCGGGTGAACTTTACTTTCTTGATGATACCGTCTCGTTTTCACCTGAGGAGCTTTCACGGGCCCCAGCTGAGGTTTTGGGAAGAAGTAGCCACGGGACTTCATATAGAGCAACACTCGATAATGGATTGTTGTTAACTGTAAAATGGTTAAGAGAAGGGGTTGCAAAACAGAGAAAGGATTTTGCTAAAGAGGCGAAAAAGTTTGCAAATATACGACATCCAAATGTTGTTGGATTACGAGGGTATTATTGGGGTCCCACACAACACGAAAAGCTAATTCTTTCGGATTACATATCTCCCGGAAGCCTTGCAAGTTTCCTCTACG ATCGTCCTGGAAGAAAAGGGCCGCCATTGACGTGGGCTCAAAGGCTAAAAATAGCAGTCGACATAGCTCGTGGCCTAAACTACCTCCATTTTGACCGTGCAATTCCGCACGGAAACCTCAAATCGACCAACATCTTACTAGATGGTGCAGATTTAAATGCGCGTGTAGCTGATTACTGTCTCCACCGGTTAATGACCCAAGCAGGAACCGTAGAACAGATTCTCGATGCAGGGGTGCTAGGCTATCGTGCGCCCGAGTTAGCAGCTTCCAAACGCCCACTTCCTTCTTTCAAGGCAGACATTTATGCATTTGGTGTGATTCTGTTGGAACTTTTGACCGGGAAATGTGCAGGTGATGTTGTGTCGGTTGAAGATGGTGGGGGGGTTGATTTAAACGATTGGGTTCGGTTGAAGGTTGCAGAGGGACGTGGTGCTGATTGTTTCGATTCAGTTTTGATAACGGAAATGGGAACACCAGCTGCAGATAAGGGAATGAAAGAGGTTCTTGGGATCGCGTTAAGGTGTATAAGGCCACTTTCTGAGCGGCCTGGGATCAAGACGGTTTACGAGGATCTTTCGTCTATATAG
- the LOC139902649 gene encoding GPI-anchored protein LLG2-like: protein MDSFLYLHCLLFFLLSPGFLVSCSTISYNALESYRGTTRNLLQQKQSCPVNFENENYTIITSQCKGPVYPRDPCCNSFLQIACPHWEQINDEKTNCASTLFSYINVYGKYPPGLFASMCKGGKEGLSCEKVEKSASRNSHSSRVMATSVHVPSLMITVGVVIFVLELSLTRLGISSLRYVWNIFVRFGVFSDSSGEPRDPGRKPRDLGREP, encoded by the exons ATGGATTCGTTTCTGTATCTGCATTGTCTTCTGTTCTTCCTATTATCTCCTGGTTTTTTGGTATCTTGTTCCACAATTTcat ATAACGCGCTCGAATCATATAGAGGGACTACGCGAAATCTTCTTCAACAGAAACAAT CTTGTCCGGTGAACTTCGAGAATGAGAACTACACAATTATAACGAGCCAATGCAAAGGACCGGTTTACCCTCGTGACCCATGTTGTAACTCGTTTTTGCAAATTGCTTGCCCTCATTGGGAACAAATTAACGACGAGAAAACAAATTGTGCATCGACTTTGTTTAGTTACATAAATGTATACGGGAAGTACCCACCCGGCCTTTTTGCTAGCATGTGTAAAGGAGGTAAGGAAGGTCTTAGTTGTGAAAAGGTCGAGAAATCGGCTAGTCGTAATTCCCATAGTAGTCGGGTTATGGCCACATCGGTTCACGTACCATCGCTGATGATCACGGTTGGAGTTGTCATCTTTGTGCTAGAATT GTCGTTGACCCGTTTGGGTATTTCGAGTCTAAGATATGTTTGGAATATATTTGTACGTTTTGGAGTTTTCAG TGATTCCAGTGGTGAGCCACGTGATCCTGGCCGCAAGCCACGTGATCTTGGTCGCGAGCCATGA